TTGTACAGGGACTgcccaactgaaataaaaaaaggtttcGGCAAAGACATGTTGAGAACGGGGTGGAGCTCTGTAACTGATCACATCTCTgcccgttctcctcgcgagtaaaaaatataaccgctgtcttctcctttttgtgagtgtgttttaaattttctagtttgtttgaacctgacaacACCTGTGGGATGACACATAATAAGTGACAAGTTGTATCTTTGCTGTTTCCATTGATGTTtgtatgagtgtgtgggtgTTCACCTGTTTGGTTGTGATTGCTGGGACAATCTGTCCGAGCTGCTTTAGGGTGCTGGGTTTGAGACCAGAGAAACTGTCCTGAGCCACTGTGGCTAAAAGACAGCCACATGAACAAAGAGTAAAAATTATTTGGTACAAAGAAACCATTTCTGATCTATATAATTAAGGCAATCTGTGTGTGTCATATAAATACATAGCACGCATCTatagaaaaaacatcaaaagatGGACAGTACCAGTGGATTTATTGTTGTAAGTAGTTTGAAGCTTTCCTTTCTCAGGTGGGACTGTTAGGATCTGGAACAAAGTAGAAcctagaaacacaaacatgggCCTAAATATGAGTCCATATGGTGACTTTAACTTTACAACAGAATATAGCTTGCGTGCTGCTTGTTATAGCTCACCTGTGTTATAGTAGGCAGGAAGGATGGGTCTCACAGGCCTCCTCCGAGCAGCAGCGTTGCCTCCGCATTGACCTTGGACTGCGATACCCTTAAGGCCATTTTTCAACTGTCTATTTGATAAGGGAGACCAAGaatattacaaaaacaaaacatatggTTACAATAAAAACAGCTGCTATAGGAACACACAGATTCTTATACCAGTATAATTGTataacaaaatacagtaattgtGTTCTGATGTGGTTCAATGTCCGTAGACAAAATAGTGTGTTTTAGAATTAGAAACTTAACTCTTGTGATATACAGTGGGCTTGTGCTTTGAAGTTACaccatacagtatataatgtcTGCAGTGTCAACGTGTCAACAGaagggcagcagtggctcagtggtagagcgggttgtccaatgctCTAAGactggcggttcgattcccacacCTGCCCATCTCGGAGTGTGtgcacctccggagcactgccgaggcacccttgagcaagacgcccccacaagttgctcattaggggcgcaccaggaaggagctgcccgccaatCTCCTGtcagtccatgtgtgtgtgtgtgtgtgtgtgtgtgtgtgtgtgtgtgtgtgtgtgtgtgctacaggggcctgtacacactgacatgtatgtatgtgtttgatTGAAGAATTTACTGACTAGAGTGTAACTAACTAGAgtcccttcagggatcagactagtatacaaaatgtaaaaaaaaaaaagttttctgaccaATTTGATTGCGGTACAGTAATAAAATGCTGAgcctcacttttttttctcctgttccTTGATGCTGCTGACCTCTGGTGGTTTTACAACAGGACCTGCACACTGCTTCCTTGGGGTTAGTTGAACTCCCCCTCCTTTTTTGTTCCCACTAGTGTTTATTTTGCTGGAATCAGCATTATATTCCTTTGAAGGTATGGGATCGTAGTGTTCAGTAGGCTTCGACTCAACTGTCTGCAAATGTGAGCCagcatctttctcttttttcttctttttctagtacaaaaaaacaggcaaaaCTCATTCACTTTAGCACAGGCATCAACTGAAAGTGGCTTCATCATCGTAATACACCTGGATGCTGACAAACGATTGAACGTCTATGATATTGCTTGACACTTACAGCAGGTATCCATTTTCCACCAAGGTGGCTCCCACATTCTGGGCACATTGGTGGTTTGTGACGGGTGACATACACAAATGAACATCCAGCTTTTAGACACCTCCCTCGACCTCTCCGGGTGTACGTCTTCACAGACTACAAAAGAAGAAGGACAAATGGAGCTTTCTGTCAGCTGCTATCAGGACATCCAATCACCAGGTTTTGTATATTATAGTGATGGATATCGCAACACCCATGCACCCGTGCAGACGCCAACCTCATAGAGCAAAACCCTGTGTCGGTATCACATTAAGAAAGTCGCGTGACGGATACAGGAACTGTTTGGAACTGACACTGATGTGCCTCAACTGTGCTGTGTGAGTTGTGTTTTCTATGGCTAGAGGTTGAATCAAAAAAGTGTTACAGACTCAATCTCAAAACGAAGGAAACacctatttttatttaaataaaaatttgtaagaaaaaaaagaaccaggCCACAAGCATCCTTATTCACAACACATTTAGATTTTCACGTTATGATACACGTTCACATTATCTGACTGtatctaaaaacattttaaattcaaatgaagaTATGAATTAATGCTGTATAAAATACAATGACTTAAATTACATTATTGTATATACTAGTTCATCAAAACAGTCTCAGTTGAGTCCGTCAACTAGGTTGCCTTAGGGGTTTTAAACTCTAGCAGGCGTCACTATGCAGTCACACAGTATCAACACAGTATCAATATGTTTGGCAATGTGTCCAAATGCTTCATGACGCTTCATCTACCCATCACTGGTATATTATATATTTCTCAATTTCTTTCAATTCCCACTGAGATCACTAAAGCAGATGAATGATGCAGCTGCTTACCATTTTATATGAAGGTTTGGCACTTTGCTCCATGTTGGATCCAACAGAAACCATCATTACTGAACCCACAGAGCTGACACCTACCAAAGAAGTGGGCTCCAGCAAGTTCTGAAATCACAAACAAATCCCTTCAATGGACTTTTATCAATGAAGTCCTTGCAACTCTTTTTAATAATAACTAAAGCTTTTTCTGCTAGGTGACAGAGGGACTTGCGTCTCACCTGAGTGGGTATGATTGCAACCATCTGAGTTGTTTCTCCCTGGTTTTGATGCACTGTTGGCACACAATAACCACGACCAGTGGctgttgtctcatttcctttCAGTGTGACCACATTGGTTGTAGGTTCAGCAGAAACCTCAATGTCCACGGAGGCTGGGGATTTGGATAAGAGAGCGGAAGGGGAGGAGGGTGGGATTCCTTGGGGTTCCATAGGATGAGAAGTTACAACCGTTTCCTGTAGCATGTCATCAACAACGATGGGTTGTCCTGAAAGTTCCACCTCACCTGCCAGCCCAAGAGGTGTGAACTGGGACTCTTGAGTCAGCGTTATTGGAGGAAGACCTCCTTCCACTGGAGAGTCCAGAGTCTCCACACTCACTTCCGGCAAAGAAGCCAGCTTGTGatttacagtggatccattagACAGGAGAAAATAACTGGCTCTGGGGAGGATTTTGCGGAAGCCTGGCAGGTCTTTGGAGGGGCAGAGGGTTGACTGAGGGACAAGCAGACAGAAACTGTTGGTTATTACCCAGAGAATCAGGTCAGCCAATTGGCCTCTGCTGCAGTGAAACaggaaaatacagtatacttCTTTCTTGGGATACTTGATGTCATAGCATCACTTCATTCCGACTTCATCTTCACTTCCATTCACTTTAAATTCAATCACTTCCGTTGCTCTCACTGGTTCTCTGCACTGAGTTATCAAACTGAAGGATTCAACGTTTAATACCTAGAATCAACCATCCCCCATTGGACCTCAACATTGGTTTGCTTTAAGCTCTTTGTCTGTCATGAAGTTGCTGCTGCACGTTTTATCAGCATTAGATAAACATATGAATTACAACTGATTGATTTTGAACACCACAATTTGTGACTTTGCTCAATCTATCGAAGACTTTTCTGCAAACccttttgtgatttttaatcatttgagCAACGCATGGACTTTGAATGTTTATAATTGTGTTAGATACTACAAAAACTAGTAGTTATCATTTAACCCTGCATTAAAACAGCAGAGGAAGtccaaccacaaaaatgactgacATGAACATAGTCTGCACATTCAAATGTCCTTCAGAGCAAGCCAGTTTTATCCAATATTTACACTGGAAGAGACAAAAGGCATCATAGCTCCTTACATGTATGGATTTATTCCTATTAAAAATTTGACTGAAACTTACTGTGTCCATGCCCTCCTTCTCAGACTTGGCCTTCTCCAGGTAATAGGCTTTCTCAGAGACGCTGAGCCTCTTCCAGCTCTCACTGATACGTTTGTTGATCTCAGACTGTGGAATGTTAGGAACTTCTTGTTGCATATCCTGGAGAACATCGAAGTAATACAGCAGGTAGGCTGACCTGGAGAAGACAGGTTACACATCTTGTTAGTACAAAGGCACTAACAGAAATTATGGGCCATGCTTAGAACTATGCCACTGGCTTTTTTGAGAGTCCTTTGTGATTTATACTGTACTTTACCTTGGCTTCTTAGGTTTCTCAAGACTGAGCTCTTGGGCTTTGCACTTCCTCTTTTTGGGGGTCGTCGCCTCCATTTGGGTGTAGCAGCTTTCCACCTCCTCAGTCACTTTAACAACCTCAAACACCTCAAGTTTCTCCATGATCACCACACATCTAGGCCTAGCATGAAAATGGTATGTAGTTAGTGATCATTTCGGACCTTCATGAAGTTTTTATTGATGAGAAATAATTTGTCACTCTTGTACTATTAAACGAACGCAAAGGATTCCTGAAGTTCATCTGAGCCAAATGTGGAGCTGTGATTCGGCTGAGATGCCAGTGGAGACATGCTTTTTCGGATGAAGGACAACATTACGCAGTCAAGACTGTGGATTCGTGTTTCATGCAAAGACATCAAGGGACGACAATGTCGTGGACAACCGACAGTATCGCAGCCAGTTGTCATACATGTGTCTCATCGGGACTACAGTATAGCGCTGGGATTTAAAGGACTGGTCCGTCCATGTTTTCAAACCAGGTTTAATGGCGTGTGTTTATACTGCCTGAACAGTGCTCGGCTATCCAATGAAATGAGTCCTTATTGACGCCTTACCTACGATGACCCGAGGCTCCTCACTTTGCTACCAACAACCTTTGGAGGTCGCCGAAAAAGTCCGAAGTTGTGCTGATAATAAGTAATTGGGACATTTATCGATACTTTGTGTTAATTGAAGGATATGCAACGCACAGATGTCTACAAACTAGCTTCGTTTCTTGTCGACATGTAGAAAACATGGCGGTATGTTACATTGGCCTTAAACTAATCAAATGCAAGAATACACAAACGTTGACCAATCACAGTGAACCTTGTTGACACGTGACGATTATTTCGTCACCAATCGACGGTCGTACTGAATATGGCCACAGGCCTTCGCTGTTTGAGCGAAAATAGTGGTATAACTTGAGAAATAATAGATATGTGAACTGTTAGAATTAGCTATAAGTAAAAGCTCCCGAAATAGAATGACGACGAACAATCCACAGATAAAAATGTGAGACTACTACAGATTAATATGTCACAAAACATACTGTAGAAAGTAGAGGTTtgcaaataaatatcttgtgaaATAATGAATACACTAGACTCTTAATATTTTTGATGGTTTGCAAATGAATTGGAGGACAAAAATCCTGCGCTCTGTACCGAACATATGAGAACAAATAGGCAAGCCTATTACAGAGTGAGAGTaattgtattactgtattatatatTGATTGGGAATTTTATCAGACGTTGCAAATTAAGTTGAAAATGTATAGCAAGGGTAAACGTAattacattaatataaaaattaggTGATATATAAGATAAACCACAAATGACAACTTGTAAAATAGTGTAATAAAGAAAGCAAAAGGCTGCATTATTACAATATTAAAAGtagagaaagaagaaatgaaggagGGTAATATGGCctgatatttaaaatgttttattctcacATGCAATTATCATATAGATCAATATCGTGAAATGACTTCTCTGTTTCTGACCTATTTGATGACCTAGCGACAGTGCTTTGTGTACTGTAGTTGGGATAGTTTATAGAACAAAATGCAGTTTATAGAACAAAAAGTTTATAgaacaaaataatttccttGATGGGACCttctgaagggatgaataaagtcctactctattCTCTACTCTCTCAGTACCAAGAAGGGGTAATTTACACTCCGTCCAGGCGGTGGCAGTAAAGAGGAAAAGGTTTTTCTCAGCCGCCTTTACGGAAGAGAAGAAGACGTGGACAGGGCTCAGGCTGAAGAGCTACATCCCAGAGACCAACATGGGAAATGATAAGGTGAGTTAGTACATTCTGACTTTTAGTTTATTCATATTGTTTCTTGACATGACGTGATCTACTGGAGGAGAACGACGTAACGGTTCAGGATGAACCGTCCATCTGAGCGAGGGTTGCCTCTCAATTCAATCAGAATCCATTTGAGCTACTTTATTCAGGTTGCTATTAGCTACAGTAACACGAATTAGGAAAGTTagagaaaaacaacatgttAGCTATTGATACGTTTTCTTTGTATGTTCATCTTAAACAACGTTGCACTGTTGCTGCACAGTATCTCAGTTATCCTCAGTAAAATGCTGCACTATTTCTTGCAATGTTTTAATTTAGGATCCCCTCCAACATCTCAAAGATCTAACGCAGCTAAAGAATCAGTTGGAGGACATCCAGAGGCGAGTGGAAAGCGAAGTGTCGGCAGGAATTCCTCAGGTATGTGGTTGGGTGTCTCTGCACGACTACAAGAAGTTAAACTGGTTTTCACGTCACCTACAATCCGTGGACTGTTACAGACATGTTCCTTCTCCGATCCAAGGAGAACAGGAACACTTTAGGGCAAAACGGAGAAGTTCTTAAGCAGTGAGACAGTATTTTATTCTGATGGGTCAGGTTTGTGTCCAACATCGGTGTTGAGTTAGAGCAACTGTATGTACATACAGTCATTTCTTTTAGCATTAACTCTTTAATTTTAGGAAAAGGCAGTCATAACTTGGTGTATTTCACAAGTATTCCTTGTTCCGATAGGTCGAATCACGTGCAGGAAACATTaatgtttaatatatttttatttgggtTTCAGGGAACAAGACACCGTGTACAATATACTGTGtataatgtaaatttaaatgagTAATGTGCATTATTACATTGTGTATTACAATAGCACTGAAGGAGTGGAATCtgaatgacaaacacacaacaatatAACTCAACGCAAAATCCTGATGAAGATTGTGTTCCTCTTAAGCTAGAACAgttgtgtgggtgtgggtgtgtgtgtgtgtgtgtgtgtgtgtgtatgtgtgtgttttatagctGGAACTACAACATCTCACAAATCCTTTCATGTCTGATGTCTTTGTCCATCTAGACTGTTTGGATGTCTGAGAAATGTTGTTTCAAAGTCAGAACATGAATTCACACATCTGTCTTATTATTTGAAGCATTAATTTCATTTACTTAGAGGTTTTTACTTGAGAGTGCATCTCtccttactttttatttttgtgttggaaCTGCCTTAAATATGTGTACTtatgtttgatttaaaaaatgttttaaaccttttttgGACAATATGTTCTTTTatattcctcttcctccaacaGGGAGGCTCAGTGTTGGGATCTCCATTTCTGAAGGGGTTTCTGTCCGGCTATCTGGTGGCCAGGCTTCGCTCCTCTGCCATCCTGGGAGTGCTACTGGGAACCATCACTGGCATGTATGCAGCACAGAACTATGATGTACCCAACATTGAAAGGACCGTAAAAGAGTATTTAAACGGCCTGAAAAAAGGGCCCAAGTAATTTCAGCGTATTGCTTCTGTTCCCTGCAACATTGTGGAGACAAGAGGAGGAAATCTTTAGGCAGTGGCTTCTTTGTCAGGAGCTTGTGATGTCTTAGCCTTGAAGATCTGGACTACAATTATAATTAACTGGAATTTCATTTTGGACtcacttatttttttgtgagaatcatttgtttcaagtttttttttttttttaaatttagtatcAGTTGATGTTAACACAAAGTATGGCTTGGTGCTGAGAACATTTCAACTTTGGTCCATTGTATTTCAGTGTGAATTAGTTTTGCTGCCTGGAGCAGTAACACCAAGCTGTTACCTGTGTATAACAGGCCAAAGTTTCTACAACTTGTGTGATTCATACTGCCATTGCATATGCAGAGAATTGAGcttgaaattatttgtttgatatttaaatTGTTGAGCttgataaaatgaaaaattttatACACATAATCTAGTATATAgaatatttatgaatgaatgaagtgtaAATTTTGCTTCATTAAAGATGATTGTGATCCAGAATGTGATGCCCAGTTCCCCAGCAAGGATGAGGAGGCAGTGGGTGAAGAGGATTCTGTGGGGTGTCCTCTTTGGGTTGATGGTCCTCATCTATGGCTCTCATGCACCTCTCATCACTCTCACCAAGATTGATGATGAAGTCCCTTTCAACCCTTCATCCTGTGTTGTCATGATTGAGTTAGCCAAACTTCTCATTTCTCTGTTTGCCTTTGTGCTAAGGACAGGAACCTCTTCCTTAAATCATCCTCCAACTCTAGTCCTTGTGGCTCCCTATGCAGTCCCTGCCATACTTTATGCCCTCAACAACAACTTGGTTGTTCTCATGCAGGGATACATGGACCCAAGCTCATTTCAAGTGCTTTCCAACCTGAAAATTGCCTCAACGGCCCTGTTGTACTCCCTCTTCTTGGGCAAGAGGCTCCGGCCTGTTCAGTGGTTGGCTCTGGGACTCCTCATGTGTGCGGGCGTGTTCCAGACATACAGCAGCCTGGATCTAGGAGATACTCAGAGGGCAGAAGCTGAGGAGGGCCCAAGACTTCATATCACTACTTGGGGGCTTTTTCTTGTTCTAGTATATTGCTTTATTTCAGGCCTTGCAGCAGTGTACACAGAGATGGTGCTAAAGAGCCAGAGGCTGCCCCTGAGCCTGCAGAATCTTTACCTGTACGTTTTTGGGGTGGTCATTAATGGattctcctccttttctttcataATAAGTGAAAAGAGCTTTCTGGAAGGATATTCAGGGGTTGTTTGGGTTATTATTGCAGGGCAAGTGGCTAACGGACTCTTAATGTCTGTGGTGCTCAAACATGGAAGTGGAATCACCAGGCTCTTTGTCATTTCCTGTTCCATGTTA
The Antennarius striatus isolate MH-2024 chromosome 10, ASM4005453v1, whole genome shotgun sequence genome window above contains:
- the LOC137602500 gene encoding probable UDP-sugar transporter protein SLC35A4 — translated: MIVIQNVMPSSPARMRRQWVKRILWGVLFGLMVLIYGSHAPLITLTKIDDEVPFNPSSCVVMIELAKLLISLFAFVLRTGTSSLNHPPTLVLVAPYAVPAILYALNNNLVVLMQGYMDPSSFQVLSNLKIASTALLYSLFLGKRLRPVQWLALGLLMCAGVFQTYSSLDLGDTQRAEAEEGPRLHITTWGLFLVLVYCFISGLAAVYTEMVLKSQRLPLSLQNLYLYVFGVVINGFSSFSFIISEKSFLEGYSGVVWVIIAGQVANGLLMSVVLKHGSGITRLFVISCSMLVNALLSWAILGLQLTPIFFLPVFMIGLAAYLYYRQ
- the LOC137602502 gene encoding SLC35A4 upstream open reading frame protein-like gives rise to the protein MGNDKDPLQHLKDLTQLKNQLEDIQRRVESEVSAGIPQGGSVLGSPFLKGFLSGYLVARLRSSAILGVLLGTITGMYAAQNYDVPNIERTVKEYLNGLKKGPK